A genome region from Terriglobia bacterium includes the following:
- a CDS encoding right-handed parallel beta-helix repeat-containing protein, whose protein sequence is MHLTRLHLVLLSTLILHSASTAAVFYVRTGGSDLNTGADWLHAKATVQATINAASDGDEIWVAAGTYAEHLQNKVVGGLAVNVALYGGFAGTETSRDQRNLALNVTVLDGTNTGIVFTINSLAGPTTRVDGFTIRNGWATGITNAGGAFHVVGSAPTIANDLVTANTADSFGGAILIAGYKTTSPVAHAVITRNQIYFNRAGDGGAGISIIGSSPEISYNVISLNYTTGEGGGIGCWTTESAKVCSPTIADNYIYENGSNFSDIGQTLGGGGIYATSDGTDGRPIPFAVSAPLIVNNLIGANGAVASGGGIVVIDSEIQAATVVNNTVWGNNGSGIYWSQTFPTIANNVIAYNTWGLERENEGATRATVSHNDVYGNTVQGARSDFKGLGDPTGNNGNISNDPRLVDYSTGRFHLQPDSPCVNAGDNAAVPSGWPDIDGQARILGSSVDMGADESDGTFWDATVPVVHVRPDGNDSSDGLTWATAKATLLGATTTAHNIAGEVWVEQGSYAGHFRLPAWVHLYGGFNGTETSRDGRNPASYVSVIDGGGTPGVVSSSLAGHLLSAIDGFTIRNGGVFTGGNYIIQGGPGGRGGGVDCDVSSPMIANNVITRNSLGSPYTTDESQGAGIGLYGSYATITGNTLFDNEVLRSSGTGGAIYLVSSMPLIDGNDIHSNHAPYGSAIYAYNSDPRILRNTIANNSQYVLMPLYFGSTTGAVDIELCKDFLLERNTISGSTAFTGGGLVVQSTFQGRVADNVFRANTAYDYSSSSGGIGGGAYIQATASPTGPMSIVNNTFSDNSASNFFLGERGGGLAVAPLSASLTIANNVIAFNSSGIWRDSSASYTPTLETNDVFNGTGKEYINLSAGLTDLHADPGFLNRAGGDLHIGASSVCVDAGTNAEVAAGELDRDGALRIQDGNLDGVAIVDIGAYEFTTDSDGDGVPNATDCAAFDPTAWAVPAEIGGMVFAADKMTLSWNSLSSQAGPGVVYDVMRGSLGQFPVGTGGAETCLHDNLAANSWSDGTVPTSAQGFYYLVRGENVCAIGTYGTRSGGVNRTSTVCP, encoded by the coding sequence ATGCATCTCACGCGTCTACACCTCGTGCTCCTGTCGACCTTGATCCTGCACTCCGCTTCGACCGCGGCAGTGTTCTACGTCCGGACGGGCGGAAGCGACCTCAACACCGGGGCCGACTGGCTGCATGCCAAGGCGACGGTACAGGCCACGATCAACGCCGCCTCCGACGGTGACGAGATCTGGGTCGCGGCGGGGACGTACGCCGAGCACCTGCAGAACAAGGTCGTCGGGGGCCTCGCGGTCAACGTCGCGCTGTACGGCGGGTTCGCGGGGACCGAGACGTCTCGCGACCAGCGCAACCTCGCGCTGAACGTCACCGTCCTCGACGGGACGAACACGGGGATCGTCTTCACCATCAACAGCCTCGCGGGACCGACGACGCGCGTCGACGGGTTCACGATCCGAAACGGTTGGGCGACAGGCATCACCAATGCCGGCGGTGCGTTCCACGTCGTCGGCTCCGCCCCGACGATCGCCAACGATCTCGTCACCGCGAATACGGCCGACAGCTTTGGAGGCGCCATTCTGATCGCCGGCTACAAGACGACTTCACCGGTCGCGCACGCGGTCATCACCCGGAATCAGATCTATTTCAACCGTGCCGGCGACGGGGGAGCCGGGATCTCGATCATCGGGTCGTCACCGGAGATCAGCTACAACGTCATCTCCCTGAACTACACGACGGGTGAAGGCGGCGGCATCGGGTGCTGGACGACGGAGTCCGCGAAGGTGTGCTCGCCGACGATCGCCGACAACTACATCTACGAGAACGGCTCGAACTTCAGCGACATCGGTCAGACCCTGGGAGGCGGCGGGATCTACGCCACCTCGGACGGCACCGACGGGCGTCCCATCCCCTTCGCGGTCAGCGCGCCCCTCATTGTGAACAACCTCATCGGCGCCAACGGGGCCGTCGCGTCGGGCGGTGGCATCGTGGTGATCGACTCGGAGATCCAGGCGGCAACCGTCGTCAACAACACCGTTTGGGGGAACAACGGCTCGGGGATCTACTGGAGCCAGACGTTTCCCACGATCGCGAACAACGTCATCGCCTACAACACGTGGGGTCTCGAGCGGGAGAACGAAGGCGCGACCCGCGCCACCGTGAGTCACAACGACGTGTACGGCAACACGGTGCAGGGCGCCCGGTCCGACTTCAAGGGACTAGGGGATCCCACCGGGAACAACGGCAACATCTCGAACGACCCGCGTTTAGTGGACTATTCCACGGGACGCTTCCACCTCCAACCCGACTCCCCCTGCGTGAACGCCGGGGACAACGCCGCAGTCCCTTCCGGTTGGCCCGACATCGACGGCCAGGCGCGCATCCTTGGGTCCTCGGTGGACATGGGGGCGGACGAGTCCGACGGGACCTTCTGGGATGCCACGGTTCCGGTTGTGCACGTGCGGCCGGATGGCAACGACTCGAGCGACGGTCTGACCTGGGCGACCGCCAAGGCCACCCTCCTCGGTGCCACCACGACGGCCCACAACATCGCTGGCGAGGTGTGGGTCGAGCAGGGTAGCTATGCCGGACACTTCCGTCTGCCAGCCTGGGTTCACCTTTACGGGGGCTTCAATGGTACCGAAACGAGCCGCGACGGTCGAAATCCGGCTTCGTACGTCAGCGTGATCGACGGCGGCGGGACACCGGGGGTCGTTTCCAGCTCCCTCGCCGGCCATCTGCTGAGCGCGATCGACGGTTTCACGATTCGTAACGGCGGCGTGTTCACGGGTGGGAACTACATCATCCAGGGTGGGCCCGGCGGGCGCGGGGGCGGCGTCGATTGCGACGTGAGCTCGCCCATGATCGCCAACAACGTGATCACCAGGAACTCGCTCGGCAGCCCGTACACGACCGACGAATCACAAGGGGCCGGGATCGGTCTCTACGGGAGCTACGCGACGATCACCGGAAACACTCTCTTCGACAACGAGGTCCTGCGGAGCTCGGGGACCGGTGGAGCGATCTACCTCGTGTCGTCCATGCCGTTGATCGACGGGAACGACATCCACTCCAACCACGCGCCGTACGGCTCGGCGATCTACGCGTACAACTCGGATCCTCGGATCCTCCGGAACACTATCGCCAACAATTCCCAATACGTCCTGATGCCGCTGTACTTCGGTTCGACCACGGGAGCGGTGGATATCGAGCTTTGCAAGGATTTCCTCCTCGAGCGAAACACCATCAGCGGCAGCACGGCGTTCACGGGCGGCGGGCTCGTGGTTCAGAGCACGTTCCAGGGGCGCGTCGCGGACAACGTCTTCCGCGCGAACACGGCGTACGACTACTCCAGCAGCTCCGGCGGGATCGGAGGCGGCGCCTACATCCAGGCGACCGCGTCGCCGACCGGCCCGATGAGCATCGTGAACAACACCTTCTCGGACAACAGCGCGAGTAATTTCTTCCTCGGCGAGCGGGGAGGCGGCCTGGCCGTGGCCCCGCTGTCGGCCTCGCTGACCATTGCAAACAACGTGATCGCCTTCAACTCCTCCGGTATCTGGCGTGACTCGAGCGCGAGCTACACGCCGACGCTCGAGACGAACGATGTCTTCAACGGCACGGGGAAGGAATACATCAACCTCTCTGCGGGTCTGACCGATCTTCACGCCGATCCCGGTTTCCTGAATCGGGCAGGGGGCGATCTCCACATCGGCGCGTCCTCCGTCTGCGTGGACGCCGGAACGAACGCCGAGGTGGCGGCGGGCGAGCTGGATCGTGACGGAGCCCTCCGCATCCAGGATGGGAACCTCGACGGGGTGGCCATCGTCGACATCGGGGCCTACGAGTTCACGACCGACTCCGACGGAGACGGTGTGCCGAACGCCACCGACTGCGCGGCGTTCGATCCCACGGCCTGGGCGGTTCCGGCGGAGATCGGGGGTATGGTCTTCGCGGCCGACAAGATGACTCTCTCCTGGAACTCGCTGTCGAGCCAGGCCGGGCCGGGGGTCGTCTACGATGTGATGCGGGGCTCGCTCGGCCAGTTTCCGGTCGGGACGGGAGGGGCGGAGACCTGCCTGCACGACAACCTAGCAGCGAACTCCTGGTCGGATGGCACCGTGCCGACGTCAGCGCAAGGCTTCTACTACCTGGTCCGCGGCGAGAACGTCTGCGCCATCGGAACCTACGGGACCCGAAGTGGCGGCGTCAACAGGACCAGCACGGTCTGCCCCTGA
- a CDS encoding DDE-type integrase/transposase/recombinase: MQASHGRVVISLPRGWTRRVRSGALHAISLARFSLTAARGHAANSWNARIRLAKENNRLRQEIGLLREELRIKDARMERIPPQRRPHYPPIERLALLELRAARGWSLAQTARHLLVTPLTVTSWNRRLDDEGPDALVQLREPVNRFPEFVGYLVRRLKALCPSMGTRRIAGVLARVGLHLGATTVRRMLHTSPTKASSPTAATGRRIVTATHPNHVWHLDLTTVPTSGGFWTSWAPYAFPRRWPFCWWVAVVVDHYSRRIVGTAVFLHEPSAREIARFFGRVCRHIGHAPKHLVTDHGVHFVADAFRRWCRRLGVRQRFGAIGKYGSIAVVERFIRSMKRECTLVLTLVPLAQVGFSRELDHYVAWFNAERLHARFDSRTPDEMYFGKMPASRKPRFEPRPDWPRPAPCARPHALVRGHPGARLDVDVRFQAGRRHLPIVAPRRVA, translated from the coding sequence ATGCAGGCGAGCCACGGCCGAGTCGTCATCTCCCTGCCGAGGGGTTGGACGCGCCGCGTCCGGTCCGGAGCCCTCCACGCGATCTCCTTGGCGCGGTTCTCCCTCACCGCCGCACGTGGCCACGCCGCCAACAGTTGGAACGCCAGAATCCGGCTCGCGAAGGAGAACAACCGGCTCCGCCAGGAGATCGGGCTCCTTCGCGAAGAGCTTCGCATCAAGGATGCCCGGATGGAGCGCATCCCCCCACAGCGCCGGCCCCACTACCCTCCCATCGAACGCCTCGCCCTCCTCGAACTCCGAGCGGCGAGGGGCTGGTCGCTCGCCCAGACCGCCCGCCACCTTCTCGTCACCCCGCTCACCGTCACCTCGTGGAACCGGCGTCTCGACGACGAAGGGCCGGACGCACTCGTCCAGCTGCGAGAGCCCGTCAACCGGTTCCCCGAGTTCGTCGGCTACCTCGTGCGCCGCCTCAAGGCGCTCTGTCCCTCGATGGGGACTCGACGTATCGCCGGCGTACTCGCCCGCGTGGGACTTCACCTCGGCGCGACAACCGTGCGGAGGATGCTTCATACCTCGCCCACGAAGGCCTCCTCGCCAACCGCGGCAACCGGCCGTCGCATCGTCACCGCGACACATCCGAATCACGTCTGGCACCTCGACCTGACGACGGTCCCGACCTCCGGGGGATTCTGGACCTCGTGGGCACCGTACGCCTTCCCCCGGCGCTGGCCGTTCTGTTGGTGGGTCGCGGTCGTCGTCGACCACTACTCCCGGCGAATCGTCGGAACCGCGGTCTTCCTACACGAACCGTCCGCCCGAGAAATCGCGCGGTTTTTCGGACGAGTCTGTCGGCACATCGGGCATGCGCCGAAACACCTCGTCACCGATCACGGCGTCCACTTCGTCGCCGACGCCTTCCGGCGGTGGTGCCGTCGCCTCGGGGTCCGCCAGCGCTTCGGCGCGATCGGAAAGTACGGCAGCATCGCGGTCGTCGAGAGGTTCATCCGATCGATGAAGCGCGAGTGCACGCTTGTCCTGACGCTCGTCCCCTTGGCGCAAGTCGGGTTCTCACGCGAGCTGGATCATTACGTGGCGTGGTTCAACGCCGAAAGACTTCACGCGCGGTTCGACTCCCGTACTCCCGACGAGATGTACTTCGGGAAGATGCCGGCCTCCAGAAAGCCTCGATTCGAGCCTCGGCCCGATTGGCCGCGTCCTGCTCCCTGCGCTCGACCGCACGCATTGGTTCGCGGCCACCCGGGCGCTCGGCTCGACGTCGATGTCCGCTTTCAGGCGGGACGTCGGCATCTGCCGATTGTCGCACCCCGGCGAGTTGCCTGA
- a CDS encoding DUF2442 domain-containing protein, with protein sequence MLPNVVSVAQTGPYRLRLRFDDGAEGEVDVKDAVSFVGVFEPLRDPAFFSQVRVDAEAGTIVWPNGADLDPLVLHSRVTGQPISFDVPSAQAG encoded by the coding sequence ATGCTCCCGAACGTAGTGAGCGTAGCCCAGACCGGCCCGTATCGTCTTCGACTTCGGTTCGACGACGGCGCCGAGGGTGAGGTCGACGTGAAGGACGCCGTGTCGTTCGTGGGGGTGTTCGAGCCGCTTCGCGATCCCGCGTTCTTCTCACAGGTGAGGGTGGACGCCGAGGCGGGGACGATCGTCTGGCCGAACGGGGCCGATCTCGACCCGCTCGTCCTCCACTCCCGGGTGACCGGTCAGCCGATCTCCTTCGACGTCCCGTCGGCGCAGGCAGGGTAG
- a CDS encoding VOC family protein: protein MYGAVNVSLTVTDMKAAMSFYQKAFGFAKRGVMNGPDRKPIHAELTLRGTTLMLGCEMPGWSKSAKTMGGSPSTLYVYVENADKVFAKALKLGATQRMPVMDMFWGDRCGSLIDPEGYAWSVGTHIAEPTPREMAKRMKEQMATTMPPG from the coding sequence ATGTACGGCGCTGTGAACGTCAGCCTCACCGTGACCGACATGAAGGCCGCGATGAGCTTCTACCAGAAGGCCTTCGGCTTCGCGAAGCGCGGGGTCATGAACGGGCCGGACCGTAAACCCATTCACGCCGAGCTGACTCTGCGCGGCACGACCCTCATGCTCGGGTGTGAGATGCCGGGCTGGAGCAAGAGCGCCAAGACGATGGGCGGCTCGCCGTCCACCCTGTATGTGTACGTCGAGAACGCGGACAAGGTGTTTGCAAAGGCGCTGAAGCTGGGGGCCACCCAGAGGATGCCAGTGATGGACATGTTCTGGGGCGATCGCTGCGGTTCGTTGATCGACCCCGAGGGGTACGCGTGGTCAGTGGGCACTCACATCGCAGAACCCACACCGCGGGAAATGGCGAAGAGGATGAAGGAACAGATGGCGACGACGATGCCGCCAGGATGA
- a CDS encoding serine/threonine-protein kinase, translating into MSLKAGSSLAHYRLIEPIGEGGMGTVWRARDTRLDRDVAIKIVRPDRTGDAGFRARLEREAKALAALSHPNVAAIHGLESFRDGRGRAHALILELVPGESLAERVTRGPLPPGEALEIAARILDGLSAAHDAGIVHRDLKPENVRVTPDGRVKILDFGIARELPGRTGGGSSDEGATVTSALTAAGAVLGTPRYMSPEQTRGAPVGTRSDLWSFGCLLFEMMTGKPAFPAPTVADTIAAILSREPDLAAIEEPAREVVRRCLVKDPASRDIDARQARGLLTPARGEPSGIAAGPRPRLTQETWGDGIDGFPAWSPDGRELVYAAESGRVRRIVRTRVGSGSAVPITEGDADEIMPAWSPDGSTVLFVRARETGRRLEPRDVFGIYEAADVWAADLATGRSIRLVEQAFNPSFSPDGRSIALDASWAGPRRIWLVDARGRNPVQASTDVSEAVSHHRPRFSPDGNRLVFQSLERTRFNVEILDLATRRSQPAAEGLWSDLQPVWSPSGRFVYFSSYRSGGLNIWRVPVSAGGAPAGAPEQITNGAGQDVEIACAPDGRRLAFAILRQNASLWVLPVVPETGRPAGAPRPLTSSGRDDSRGAWSPDGNTIAFNSMRGGDMNVWLCRADGGEIRALTEGPGGDYQPAWSPDAALVAFFSSRRGSPGIWTAEVATGRLACLSEERAIEINPCYSPDGSHIAYQSDRDGRLEVWVMRADGGGARQLTRCGVMGHFLRFAPDGRHVIFRCPSAGATLRVPLEGGEPEPMGKIAGGSHMSLSPDARRIMDVVAHKVLWVSPVDGDAAEPVFEFEDPEVRIDYPTWSPDGRSVLFDRFLPRGGELWILEGVE; encoded by the coding sequence ATGTCGTTGAAGGCCGGATCGTCGCTGGCCCACTATCGCCTGATTGAGCCGATCGGCGAGGGAGGGATGGGTACCGTCTGGCGCGCCCGGGACACCCGTCTCGACCGCGACGTCGCGATCAAAATCGTTCGTCCCGACCGGACCGGCGATGCGGGCTTCCGGGCCAGGCTCGAGCGCGAGGCGAAGGCACTCGCCGCCCTGAGCCACCCCAACGTCGCGGCGATCCACGGATTGGAGTCGTTCCGGGACGGGCGTGGCCGGGCCCACGCGCTCATCCTCGAGCTCGTTCCCGGTGAGTCGCTCGCCGAGCGGGTCACCCGCGGACCCTTGCCGCCGGGCGAGGCGCTCGAGATCGCGGCACGGATCCTGGACGGTCTGTCCGCGGCGCATGACGCCGGCATCGTGCATCGAGACCTCAAGCCGGAGAACGTACGGGTGACCCCGGACGGCCGCGTGAAAATCCTCGACTTCGGGATCGCCCGGGAGCTTCCCGGGCGGACCGGCGGGGGAAGCTCCGACGAGGGCGCGACGGTCACCTCGGCGCTGACCGCGGCCGGAGCGGTTCTGGGCACGCCGCGCTACATGAGCCCCGAGCAGACCCGCGGCGCGCCGGTGGGCACGCGAAGCGACCTCTGGTCGTTCGGCTGTCTGTTGTTCGAGATGATGACGGGGAAACCCGCCTTCCCGGCGCCGACGGTCGCGGACACGATCGCCGCAATCCTCTCCCGCGAGCCCGATCTCGCGGCGATCGAGGAGCCCGCGCGGGAGGTCGTGCGACGCTGTCTTGTCAAGGACCCCGCCTCTCGCGACATCGACGCCCGCCAGGCCCGGGGGCTCCTTACGCCCGCACGTGGCGAGCCGTCCGGCATCGCCGCGGGGCCCCGGCCGCGCCTGACCCAGGAGACCTGGGGGGACGGCATCGACGGATTTCCGGCGTGGTCGCCCGACGGCCGTGAGCTCGTCTACGCCGCGGAGTCCGGCCGGGTGCGACGGATTGTCCGAACTCGCGTCGGCTCGGGGAGCGCCGTGCCGATCACCGAGGGGGATGCCGACGAGATCATGCCCGCCTGGTCGCCCGACGGGAGCACGGTCCTCTTCGTCAGGGCGCGGGAGACGGGGCGCCGGCTCGAGCCGCGGGACGTCTTTGGGATCTACGAGGCGGCCGACGTGTGGGCGGCGGACCTCGCAACCGGCCGCTCGATTCGCCTCGTGGAACAGGCGTTCAACCCGTCGTTCTCGCCGGACGGGCGTTCGATCGCGCTTGACGCCTCGTGGGCGGGGCCGCGGAGGATCTGGCTCGTGGACGCGCGAGGCCGGAACCCGGTCCAGGCGAGCACCGACGTCTCCGAGGCGGTCTCGCACCATCGGCCGAGGTTCTCCCCCGACGGGAACCGGCTCGTCTTCCAGAGCCTCGAGCGCACCCGCTTCAACGTCGAGATCCTCGACCTCGCGACGCGGCGCTCGCAGCCCGCGGCCGAAGGGCTCTGGTCGGATCTCCAGCCCGTCTGGTCGCCGTCCGGGCGCTTCGTCTACTTCTCGTCGTATCGTAGCGGCGGCCTCAACATCTGGAGGGTGCCGGTCTCGGCGGGCGGCGCGCCGGCCGGCGCCCCGGAGCAGATCACCAACGGGGCGGGGCAGGACGTCGAGATCGCGTGCGCGCCCGACGGGCGACGCCTCGCGTTCGCGATACTGAGGCAGAACGCGTCGCTCTGGGTCCTGCCGGTCGTGCCGGAGACCGGTCGCCCGGCCGGGGCGCCGCGTCCTCTGACCTCGTCGGGCCGGGACGACAGTCGCGGCGCTTGGTCTCCCGACGGGAATACTATCGCGTTTAACTCGATGCGCGGCGGCGACATGAACGTCTGGCTCTGCCGGGCCGATGGGGGGGAGATCCGCGCGCTGACCGAGGGGCCTGGAGGCGACTATCAGCCGGCCTGGTCCCCGGATGCGGCGCTCGTCGCGTTCTTCTCGTCGCGACGGGGATCCCCGGGGATCTGGACCGCAGAGGTGGCGACGGGGAGGCTCGCCTGCCTCTCGGAGGAGCGGGCCATCGAGATCAATCCCTGCTACTCCCCCGACGGCTCCCACATCGCCTACCAATCTGACCGGGACGGCCGGCTCGAGGTCTGGGTCATGCGGGCCGATGGCGGCGGCGCGCGCCAGCTGACCCGATGCGGCGTGATGGGACACTTCCTGCGTTTCGCTCCCGACGGCCGCCACGTCATCTTCCGGTGCCCGTCGGCCGGGGCGACGCTGCGCGTGCCGCTCGAGGGGGGCGAGCCCGAGCCCATGGGGAAGATCGCCGGTGGCTCCCACATGTCGCTTTCCCCCGACGCCCGCCGCATCATGGACGTCGTGGCGCACAAGGTACTGTGGGTGTCCCCGGTGGATGGCGACGCGGCGGAGCCGGTGTTCGAGTTCGAGGATCCCGAGGTGCGCATCGATTACCCGACCTGGTCGCCTGACGGGCGCTCCGTTCTCTTCGACCGGTTCCTTCCCCGGGGCGGCGAGCTCTGGATCCTCGAGGGCGTGGAGTAG
- a CDS encoding DUF4386 domain-containing protein, protein MTRTKNARIAGFTFLFYIATGITSMVLFGRATSGEGIAAKLAGIAQHSTDVSVVLVLLLAQCFSALVLAVTLYAITRDQDPDLAMLALTCRVGEGVIGGASILETQRLLWLATATGANAPDTGAAHALGAYLLRGDVTVTATFFAAGSTLFCYLLLRGRMIPIPLAWLGVVASVLLVVGLPLQLAGFLRGTITSLIWLPMLAFEVPFALWLLIKGVAMPARTHSA, encoded by the coding sequence ATGACTCGCACGAAGAACGCAAGAATCGCCGGTTTCACGTTCCTTTTCTACATCGCGACCGGCATTACGAGCATGGTCCTATTCGGCCGAGCGACCAGCGGAGAGGGGATCGCTGCGAAGCTCGCGGGGATCGCCCAGCACTCGACCGACGTGAGCGTCGTGCTCGTGCTCCTCCTGGCCCAGTGCTTCTCGGCCCTGGTGCTGGCCGTGACCCTCTACGCCATCACACGGGACCAGGATCCCGATCTCGCAATGCTGGCCCTGACATGTCGCGTCGGCGAGGGTGTGATTGGCGGCGCCTCCATACTGGAGACGCAGAGGCTGCTCTGGCTCGCGACGGCCACCGGAGCAAATGCACCGGACACCGGGGCAGCGCATGCACTCGGCGCGTACCTCCTGAGGGGGGACGTGACCGTCACCGCTACCTTCTTTGCAGCGGGTAGCACGCTCTTCTGCTACCTCCTCTTGCGCGGCCGAATGATCCCCATCCCTCTGGCCTGGCTGGGCGTCGTCGCGTCAGTCCTGCTCGTGGTGGGCCTTCCGCTGCAGCTCGCAGGATTCCTCCGCGGAACGATCACCTCGCTCATCTGGTTGCCCATGCTCGCATTTGAAGTTCCGTTCGCGCTGTGGCTGCTCATCAAGGGCGTCGCCATGCCGGCGCGGACGCATTCGGCGTGA